One Bacteroidota bacterium DNA segment encodes these proteins:
- a CDS encoding uroporphyrinogen decarboxylase family protein, whose amino-acid sequence RLFDITEIMTFILMDPDASHQLISKCTDFLIQYISAYKKNGASGIIIAEPAAGLLSPDDCNEFSSKYIKKIVEAVQDESFMVILHNCGNTLTLVPSMISTGCQGFHFGNAVQMKDILPQIPGDILAFGNLDPAGVLRMSDAVTVKVKTKEMIEACKGYKNYIPSSGCDVPPGTPLENIGAFYDAVAEFYGK is encoded by the coding sequence AAGGTTGTTTGACATCACCGAAATAATGACCTTCATTTTGATGGATCCTGATGCTTCTCATCAATTGATTTCAAAATGTACGGATTTCCTGATTCAATACATCTCTGCTTATAAGAAAAATGGTGCTTCCGGGATAATTATCGCCGAACCGGCCGCCGGACTATTATCCCCGGACGATTGCAATGAATTTTCCTCAAAGTATATCAAAAAGATTGTGGAAGCTGTTCAGGACGAAAGTTTTATGGTTATTTTGCACAATTGCGGGAATACGTTAACACTGGTACCGTCCATGATTTCTACCGGTTGCCAGGGTTTCCATTTTGGAAATGCGGTACAGATGAAAGATATTTTGCCTCAAATTCCAGGCGATATCCTTGCTTTTGGCAACCTGGATCCTGCAGGCGTTTTAAGGATGAGTGACGCGGTTACCGTGAAGGTTAAAACAAAAGAGATGATTGAAGCCTGCAAAGGCTATAAAAATTATATACCCTCTTCCGGTTGCGACGTACCCCCGGGTACTCCGCTTGAAAATATAGGCGCTTTCTATGATGCCGTGGCCGAATTTTATGGCAAATAA
- the rsgA gene encoding ribosome small subunit-dependent GTPase A produces the protein MKLEDFGYTHEIEKTRIENNLLNFEIGRIVSEHKERYMVKTEKGELEAEITGNLRFSAKSRADFPVVGDWVALTIYDSGFSIIHKILPRYSVISRKAVGQYAEIQIIAANIDYAFLVQAAGHDFNINRLERYLTICNSAKVSAIIVLTKTDLVSEGELDQLTGSISRRIKNVPLVAISNKTQEGYEALKKLISKGKTYCMLGSSGAGKSTLMNNLSGRSVMKTDAISTATGKGRHITSYRELTVLSNGGILIDNPGMREVGIADTANGLETTFDHIVRLAKNCKFKDCTHTHETGCAVLAAVEKGEIDKDSYENYLKMEKEKAHYESSVAERRKKDKDFGKLIKNYKKNMNKY, from the coding sequence ATGAAATTAGAAGATTTTGGGTATACTCATGAGATCGAAAAGACGAGAATAGAGAATAACCTCCTGAATTTTGAAATTGGAAGGATTGTTTCAGAGCACAAAGAACGGTACATGGTAAAAACAGAAAAGGGAGAACTGGAGGCTGAAATAACCGGGAATCTGCGATTCTCGGCCAAGAGCCGTGCGGATTTTCCCGTTGTCGGCGATTGGGTTGCACTAACCATCTATGATTCAGGCTTTTCCATCATCCATAAAATATTGCCGAGATACTCCGTCATTTCAAGAAAAGCTGTGGGACAATATGCAGAAATACAGATCATTGCCGCGAATATTGATTATGCATTTCTGGTACAGGCAGCCGGCCACGATTTTAACATCAACAGGCTTGAAAGATACCTGACCATCTGTAATTCGGCAAAAGTAAGCGCCATTATCGTACTTACAAAAACCGACCTGGTCAGTGAAGGGGAACTCGATCAACTAACCGGCAGCATCAGCCGGCGGATCAAAAATGTACCCCTGGTTGCCATCAGCAACAAAACACAGGAAGGATACGAAGCCCTGAAAAAACTCATCAGTAAAGGCAAGACCTACTGCATGCTGGGCTCTTCGGGAGCCGGGAAATCAACCTTGATGAACAACCTTTCCGGCAGGTCCGTGATGAAAACAGATGCAATAAGCACGGCTACCGGCAAAGGCAGGCATATTACCAGTTACCGGGAATTAACCGTCCTGAGCAATGGCGGCATACTGATCGATAATCCCGGAATGAGGGAAGTCGGCATCGCTGATACAGCAAACGGACTGGAAACAACCTTCGATCATATCGTACGCCTGGCGAAGAACTGCAAATTCAAAGATTGTACGCATACGCATGAAACCGGCTGCGCAGTTCTTGCAGCAGTTGAAAAAGGGGAAATTGACAAAGACTCTTACGAAAATTACCTGAAAATGGAAAAAGAAAAGGCCCATTATGAATCATCGGTTGCCGAAAGACGGAAAAAAGACAAGGATTTCGGAAAACTGATAAAGAATTATAAAAAGAACATGAATAAATATTAA